One segment of Candidatus Falkowbacteria bacterium DNA contains the following:
- the mutM gene encoding bifunctional DNA-formamidopyrimidine glycosylase/DNA-(apurinic or apyrimidinic site) lyase has product MPELPEVETVARDLNKALVGKTIKSIISFDKKTFVSSLPSLRRAALGNKIIDVRRRAKMLIIDFGKHFFVVHLKMTGQLIFQSNKKLIAGGHPIVSTGTTVPNKFTRLVFTLNNGGTLYFNDIRKFGWVKAVKADEFSVIDNAYGHEPFDKALTFEKFVSLINRRLRTSIKAALLDQKLVVGLGNIYVDEVLFKSGLRPTRLVKTLTLLEKKKIYLAIPLILKKAILKRGTTFSNFRDGAGQKGNFVAFLKVYGRSGQPCKSCGELIKKIRLAGRGTHFCPNCQK; this is encoded by the coding sequence ATGCCAGAATTGCCAGAAGTGGAAACTGTTGCAAGAGATCTTAATAAAGCTTTAGTTGGTAAAACAATTAAATCAATTATTTCGTTTGATAAAAAGACTTTTGTTTCTAGTCTACCGAGTTTACGTCGCGCTGCGCTTGGTAATAAAATTATTGATGTCCGTCGCCGGGCGAAGATGCTTATCATTGATTTTGGTAAGCATTTTTTTGTAGTTCATCTAAAAATGACGGGTCAGCTTATTTTTCAATCGAATAAGAAATTAATTGCTGGCGGACACCCGATTGTTTCAACTGGTACAACGGTACCTAACAAATTCACGCGCTTAGTTTTCACTTTAAATAATGGAGGCACTTTATATTTTAATGACATAAGAAAATTTGGCTGGGTAAAAGCAGTCAAAGCTGATGAGTTTTCTGTGATTGACAATGCTTATGGTCATGAACCTTTTGACAAGGCTTTGACTTTTGAGAAATTTGTAAGTTTAATAAATCGTCGTTTAAGAACTTCGATTAAAGCTGCCTTGCTAGATCAGAAGCTAGTTGTTGGTTTAGGTAACATTTATGTAGACGAAGTTTTATTCAAATCTGGCCTTAGACCAACACGTCTAGTAAAGACTTTGACATTGCTTGAGAAGAAAAAAATTTATTTAGCTATTCCTCTTATTTTAAAGAAAGCGATTCTAAAGCGGGGGACAACTTTTAGTAATTTTCGAGATGGAGCTGGTCAAAAAGGTAATTTTGTCGCTTTCTTAAAAGTTTACGGTCGCTCTGGTCAGCCTTGTAAGAGTTGTGGTGAACTAATTAAAAAGATACGTTTAGCTGGTAGGGGTACTCATTTTTGCCCAAATTGTCAGAAATAA
- a CDS encoding ATP-binding cassette domain-containing protein, producing the protein MNKETNIINIENLEVKFGKQVILHDVSLSVKAGEIIGIIGPNGCGKTTLLNAISGFAQVDSGTISFDGKDIMNLAPNKRALLGIGRSFQHAGVFKDLTVADNIIIGAEKAEKFPWWWMFMPRWRKKMSKIIDASLEEMNLLAHKDSLAGILSGGQIRLLELARLKLFKGKLLLIDEPTAGVAPALRKQLAQVIKTLNKDHGFTIMVVEHDLKFLFDLVEKVVVLVDGQKYLEDTPENIQQDKRLQEIYFGTSSH; encoded by the coding sequence ATGAACAAAGAAACAAATATAATTAATATTGAGAACCTAGAAGTAAAATTTGGTAAACAAGTTATTTTGCATGATGTTTCATTAAGCGTTAAGGCGGGTGAAATTATCGGCATTATCGGACCAAATGGTTGCGGTAAAACAACCTTGCTTAATGCCATCTCAGGTTTTGCTCAAGTTGATTCAGGTACTATAAGTTTTGACGGCAAGGATATTATGAATCTAGCGCCGAATAAACGAGCTCTCTTGGGCATTGGGCGCAGTTTTCAACACGCCGGAGTTTTTAAGGATTTAACTGTAGCTGACAATATTATCATTGGAGCTGAAAAAGCTGAGAAGTTTCCTTGGTGGTGGATGTTTATGCCTCGTTGGCGCAAAAAAATGTCAAAGATCATCGATGCTTCTTTAGAAGAAATGAATCTATTAGCTCATAAAGATTCGTTAGCCGGAATTTTATCAGGCGGACAAATCAGACTTCTAGAATTAGCTCGCCTTAAATTATTTAAGGGTAAATTATTGTTGATTGACGAACCAACGGCTGGCGTAGCGCCGGCTTTACGAAAGCAACTAGCTCAAGTAATAAAAACTTTGAACAAGGACCATGGTTTTACAATTATGGTGGTTGAGCATGACCTAAAGTTTTTGTTTGATTTAGTTGAAAAAGTTGTGGTGTTGGTTGATGGACAAAAATATCTAGAAGATACGCCAGAAAATATTCAACAGGACAAAAGATTGCAAGAGATTTATTTTGGAACTAGCAGTCATTAA
- the mltG gene encoding endolytic transglycosylase MltG, protein MKKIFKFAIILLIAVIIISVWWYNFKLSARSSNNQAVSFIVESGSSKSNIADQLFKEKIINSSLAFKIHFYFNSDKSIQAGEYIFEKNSKIKDVITQLENGVVSDKEFSVLIREGLNAKEINEYLKTKGYLKDDSFLTLAQMPVKNLPKDLTNFSFIGLIPQNNDLEGYLFPDTYRLYKDFTASDLIKKMLANFDNKVDSKMRDSISSSGKSLNDIVIMASILEKEVRSEQDMKIASGIFWDRIKIGQALQSCATLGYVLGVNKAQYTYEDTQIKSTYNTYKNPGLTPGPISNPGLKSIGAAILPIKTDYNYFLSRPDTGETVFSKTLDEHNAAKAKYLK, encoded by the coding sequence ATGAAAAAAATATTTAAGTTTGCAATTATATTATTAATAGCAGTAATCATTATAAGCGTTTGGTGGTATAACTTTAAACTATCTGCTAGGTCTTCTAATAATCAGGCCGTTTCTTTTATAGTTGAATCTGGCTCAAGCAAGTCTAATATCGCTGATCAATTGTTTAAAGAAAAAATTATTAACTCTAGTCTTGCTTTCAAAATTCACTTCTATTTTAATAGTGATAAGAGCATTCAGGCCGGAGAATATATTTTTGAGAAGAATTCGAAAATTAAAGATGTTATTACTCAATTAGAGAATGGCGTGGTAAGCGATAAAGAATTCTCAGTTTTGATTCGCGAAGGACTCAACGCGAAAGAGATTAACGAATACCTTAAAACTAAGGGTTATTTAAAAGATGATAGCTTTTTAACTTTAGCGCAAATGCCAGTAAAAAATTTACCAAAAGATTTAACTAATTTTTCTTTTATTGGCTTAATTCCTCAGAATAATGATTTAGAGGGTTATTTGTTTCCTGATACCTACCGACTTTATAAAGATTTCACAGCTAGTGATTTAATTAAAAAGATGTTAGCTAATTTTGACAATAAGGTTGATTCAAAGATGAGAGACTCTATTTCAAGTTCCGGCAAATCATTAAATGATATTGTTATTATGGCGTCAATTTTAGAAAAAGAAGTTAGAAGTGAGCAAGATATGAAAATTGCTTCAGGAATTTTTTGGGATCGAATCAAAATTGGTCAAGCGCTGCAATCTTGTGCGACTCTAGGTTATGTCTTAGGTGTTAATAAGGCTCAATATACTTATGAAGATACACAAATTAAATCAACTTATAATACTTATAAAAATCCAGGTTTAACGCCGGGTCCAATCTCAAATCCTGGATTGAAATCGATTGGCGCCGCAATTTTGCCGATTAAAACTGATTATAATTATTTCCTTAGCCGCCCTGATACAGGAGAGACGGTCTTTAGTAAGACTCTAGATGAACATAATGCTGCTAAAGCTAAGTATTTAAAGTAA
- a CDS encoding carbohydrate kinase family protein: protein MLRKYDFITIGGATEDIFFTVDDYLMLNDQKLHERVVGFEYGSKVGIKDMHYSFGGGASNTAIALAKLGFKVAAVVSVGDDDAGQRMINNLLKHKVDCRFVQREAGKSGRSLVLKTASGDHVLFTYRASNGLLKINHKLSKKLENAKRLYLTSLSGAWREILKEVFSTKTKIAWNPGRKQLAVGYNGLKNFLALTDILILNKDEAVELLMPLTKKVLPVSMMLKKLYKSGPKIVIITEGRRGASVFDGKKIYKEKATTHKAIDTTGVGDAFGSTFVAAFDYHNNISRALKLAMKNSGSVVTKLGAQNGLLSREKIGF, encoded by the coding sequence ATGTTGAGAAAATACGATTTTATAACTATCGGTGGAGCAACCGAAGATATATTTTTTACAGTCGATGATTACTTAATGCTCAATGATCAAAAACTCCATGAAAGAGTGGTAGGTTTTGAATACGGTTCAAAGGTAGGTATTAAAGATATGCATTATAGTTTTGGCGGTGGAGCTTCTAATACTGCTATTGCTTTAGCTAAACTTGGCTTTAAGGTGGCAGCTGTTGTTAGCGTAGGCGATGATGATGCTGGCCAGCGCATGATAAATAATTTATTAAAGCATAAAGTTGATTGTCGTTTCGTACAGCGCGAAGCTGGTAAGTCAGGCCGATCTTTGGTTTTGAAAACCGCTTCCGGTGACCATGTGTTATTTACTTATCGCGCATCTAACGGACTTCTTAAAATAAATCACAAGCTTTCTAAAAAATTGGAAAATGCTAAGCGTTTATATCTAACTTCATTAAGCGGTGCTTGGCGAGAAATTCTTAAAGAAGTTTTTTCTACTAAAACAAAGATCGCTTGGAATCCAGGGCGTAAGCAGTTGGCAGTAGGCTATAATGGTCTAAAAAACTTTTTAGCTTTAACAGATATTCTAATTTTGAACAAAGATGAGGCAGTCGAATTATTGATGCCACTTACAAAAAAAGTTCTACCTGTTTCAATGATGCTAAAAAAACTTTATAAGTCAGGTCCTAAGATTGTCATTATCACTGAAGGCCGCAGAGGCGCTTCTGTCTTTGACGGTAAAAAGATTTATAAAGAAAAAGCCACAACTCACAAGGCAATTGACACAACCGGTGTGGGTGATGCTTTTGGCTCAACTTTTGTAGCGGCCTTTGATTATCACAACAATATTAGCCGAGCTTTGAAATTAGCTATGAAAAATTCTGGTTCAGTCGTAACTAAATTGGGCGCTCAGAATGGTTTGTTGTCGAGAGAGAAAATTGGTTTTTAA
- a CDS encoding divergent PAP2 family protein translates to MSYSFIIVIIASFLVAQLSKFFISNNHLKFTIGNIFSYSGMPSSHAAASIGLTTIIGLRLGFDSPFFAIILFFTILVIRDAVGIRRYIGAQGEVINDLVKDLGNDQYLNQSYPKMKERVGHTKKQILVGSVIGLIVAIATYYLMP, encoded by the coding sequence ATGTCATATTCATTCATTATTGTCATAATCGCCTCTTTTTTAGTGGCACAATTAAGTAAATTCTTCATATCGAATAATCATCTAAAATTTACTATTGGTAATATTTTCTCCTATTCAGGCATGCCCTCAAGCCACGCTGCTGCGTCGATTGGACTAACTACGATAATAGGCTTGCGACTCGGTTTTGATTCGCCTTTCTTTGCTATTATTCTATTCTTCACTATTTTAGTTATTCGCGATGCTGTAGGCATTAGACGCTACATTGGAGCGCAAGGTGAGGTTATAAATGATTTAGTAAAAGATTTGGGGAATGATCAATATCTTAACCAATCTTATCCTAAAATGAAAGAACGCGTTGGTCACACCAAGAAACAAATCTTGGTTGGTTCTGTCATTGGCTTAATTGTTGCTATAGCGACATATTATTTAATGCCCTAA
- a CDS encoding prepilin-type N-terminal cleavage/methylation domain-containing protein produces MKNKGFTLIELLVVIAIIGVLSTMAIIALGNARAKSRDAKRVADIKQISTALELYYSDYNTYPTTITPGNSLVSPDGTRTYMGKIPNNPTPMNDGDCPNKDYSYGYVTSTNKYALGFCLGSSVSSLTAGVQTASTDTGLGNAGLVGWWKFDEGSGLTAIDSSGSNNATLIGGPTRQSGNICKIGSCLSFDGLDDWVSPPSQTYFAQSYSSFTITLWVNPSVVGGTIIHNAGESNGWFTGLLGYRGGKLTAFTYSGASWTQSIVTSVPGQWKFVSMVRNSQNNSTAIYEDGVLVGFGIGSYDPNGITHRFGIGRYIVDCCRMDAPGWFNGYMDDVRFYNRSLSDAEILVLYNATK; encoded by the coding sequence GTGAAAAATAAAGGCTTTACTTTAATTGAGCTACTGGTTGTCATCGCGATAATCGGTGTTTTATCTACTATGGCAATTATTGCCCTGGGTAATGCTAGAGCTAAATCAAGAGACGCAAAAAGAGTGGCCGATATAAAACAAATATCTACGGCACTAGAACTATATTATAGTGACTATAATACTTATCCTACTACTATTACCCCTGGTAATAGTTTAGTCTCACCAGATGGTACTAGAACATATATGGGCAAAATACCGAACAACCCTACACCAATGAATGATGGTGATTGCCCTAATAAAGACTATAGCTATGGCTATGTTACTTCTACTAATAAATATGCTCTTGGTTTTTGTTTAGGCAGTAGCGTTAGTTCTTTAACTGCCGGTGTACAAACCGCTTCAACTGATACTGGTCTTGGTAATGCTGGATTAGTTGGTTGGTGGAAATTTGATGAAGGATCTGGTTTGACTGCTATTGATTCGAGCGGAAGTAATAACGCCACTTTAATAGGCGGGCCAACTCGACAATCTGGTAATATCTGTAAAATTGGGAGTTGTTTGAGTTTTGACGGGTTAGATGATTGGGTTAGTCCTCCTTCACAAACTTATTTTGCTCAGAGTTATTCAAGCTTCACTATAACTCTATGGGTAAATCCATCTGTAGTTGGTGGCACAATAATTCATAATGCAGGAGAATCAAATGGCTGGTTTACTGGTCTATTAGGCTATCGCGGCGGCAAACTAACTGCTTTTACTTACTCCGGTGCTAGCTGGACGCAATCAATAGTCACAAGCGTCCCAGGTCAATGGAAATTTGTTTCAATGGTTAGAAATAGTCAAAATAACTCAACGGCTATATATGAGGACGGGGTTCTAGTTGGTTTTGGAATTGGCTCTTACGACCCTAATGGAATAACACATAGATTTGGTATTGGTAGATATATTGTAGATTGTTGCAGGATGGATGCTCCCGGCTGGTTTAATGGTTATATGGATGATGTGCGATTTTATAATCGTTCCCTTTCAGATGCCGAAATTTTAGTCTTATATAATGCTACAAAATAG
- a CDS encoding trypsin-like peptidase domain-containing protein has protein sequence MKITKYIAIWLIIVAATLGAGIALTENFISLGAQAGTLRLDEQEATIRAINRAAPGVVSITISENVDTEVLDMNTGNTRIEQRKVRRGAGSGFLISADGLIITNKHVASAGTDGKSEYKVTLNSGKQYFAQLIGKDPVNDLAILKIFDKNLPFLEMGDSNALQVGSSVIAIGNALGRYDNSATKGIVSGLGRSLMASGNNGTTENLENVIQTDAQINFGNSGGPLINLDGKVVGINVAKDDGGESIGFAIPVNEAKPVVTSARDNGRIIRSRLGVRYLIITPEIAEARKLPRSTGALIIVGENGEAAITVDSPAAKAGLAADDIIFEVDGKKIDERLPLLSYISQFGPGKKLGLKVQRGTQIFSKIVTLDELK, from the coding sequence ATGAAAATTACTAAATACATTGCCATTTGGCTAATCATCGTAGCCGCTACTTTAGGCGCCGGCATCGCCTTAACTGAGAATTTTATAAGCTTAGGTGCTCAAGCTGGTACTTTGCGTCTTGATGAGCAAGAGGCAACTATTCGAGCTATAAATCGCGCTGCTCCTGGAGTTGTTAGTATTACTATTTCTGAAAATGTTGATACTGAAGTGCTTGATATGAATACTGGCAACACGAGAATCGAACAAAGAAAAGTTCGTCGCGGCGCCGGTTCCGGCTTCCTTATCTCAGCTGATGGATTAATTATAACCAATAAGCATGTTGCTTCAGCTGGAACTGATGGTAAGAGCGAATATAAAGTTACGCTTAATTCAGGTAAGCAATATTTTGCGCAGTTGATCGGGAAAGACCCGGTTAATGATTTAGCTATCTTAAAAATCTTTGATAAGAACTTGCCATTTTTAGAAATGGGGGATAGCAACGCCTTGCAGGTTGGCTCCAGTGTTATTGCTATCGGTAATGCTCTTGGTCGCTATGACAATAGCGCCACTAAAGGAATCGTATCTGGTTTAGGTAGAAGTCTTATGGCTTCGGGTAATAATGGAACAACAGAAAATTTAGAAAATGTTATTCAGACTGACGCTCAAATAAATTTTGGAAATTCCGGCGGACCATTAATTAATCTTGACGGTAAAGTCGTCGGTATTAACGTGGCTAAAGATGATGGTGGCGAGAGTATTGGTTTTGCTATTCCGGTAAATGAAGCAAAACCTGTTGTTACAAGTGCTCGTGACAATGGTCGTATTATTCGTTCACGTCTTGGTGTTCGTTATTTAATAATTACGCCGGAAATTGCTGAGGCCAGAAAATTGCCTCGCTCAACCGGAGCTTTGATTATAGTAGGTGAAAATGGTGAAGCTGCAATTACGGTTGATTCGCCAGCAGCTAAGGCAGGTCTAGCGGCTGATGATATTATTTTTGAAGTTGATGGTAAGAAAATTGATGAACGCTTACCTTTATTATCTTATATCAGCCAATTTGGCCCTGGCAAAAAGCTAGGTCTTAAAGTTCAACGCGGCACACAAATATTTTCAAAAATTGTGACGCTTGATGAATTAAAATAA
- a CDS encoding prepilin-type N-terminal cleavage/methylation domain-containing protein — protein sequence MLQNRKLKSGFTLIELLVVIAIIGALSTMAIIALGNARAKSRDAKRVADIKQISTALELYYSDYNSYPTIITPGNSLSSPDGTKVYMSVIPSNPSPRTDGNCPDNNYAYGYVTSTNKYALGFCLGNSVSSLNAGVQTASVDTGLGNAGLVGWWKFDEGSGTTVIDSIGNSTGTWSGTGSPRYVAGKVGPYAGQFNGSDDYVNFGNSIALNGTRTTIIGWAKFTTLGGIALDNSNSYRLIASDVNGSRLSARFATTNVSWSSGTVIGSTSLSISQWYHVAFTYDGSYAKVWLNGKEDGVTAATGDLMPSGRNNFIGTYNYFNCCFFNGVIDDVRIYNRALSAAEILALYNATK from the coding sequence ATGCTACAAAATAGAAAACTAAAATCCGGTTTCACCTTAATTGAACTACTCGTAGTAATAGCAATTATTGGTGCACTCTCTACCATGGCAATAATAGCTCTAGGTAATGCTAGGGCTAAATCAAGAGACGCAAAAAGAGTTGCTGATATAAAACAAATATCTACGGCCTTGGAGTTATATTATTCTGATTATAATTCTTATCCAACTATTATCACACCAGGTAACAGCTTGAGTTCGCCAGACGGAACTAAAGTATATATGAGCGTTATTCCATCTAATCCAAGCCCAAGAACTGATGGTAATTGTCCGGACAATAACTATGCTTATGGTTATGTTACTTCTACTAATAAATATGCTCTTGGTTTTTGTTTAGGTAACAGTGTCAGCTCTTTAAACGCTGGTGTACAAACAGCATCTGTGGATACTGGACTTGGTAATGCTGGTTTAGTTGGCTGGTGGAAATTTGATGAAGGCTCCGGTACAACTGTAATTGACTCTATCGGTAATAGCACTGGCACTTGGTCTGGTACTGGCAGCCCCCGCTACGTGGCTGGCAAAGTAGGTCCTTATGCTGGGCAATTTAATGGTAGCGATGACTATGTTAATTTTGGAAACTCAATAGCCTTAAATGGTACACGCACTACAATAATTGGATGGGCTAAATTTACTACTTTAGGCGGTATAGCTTTAGATAACTCTAATTCTTATAGACTTATAGCTTCTGATGTAAATGGTAGTAGGTTATCTGCAAGATTCGCTACAACTAATGTTAGTTGGTCATCTGGCACGGTAATAGGCTCGACCTCTTTATCGATCAGTCAATGGTATCATGTTGCTTTCACTTATGATGGGTCATATGCTAAGGTTTGGCTAAATGGTAAAGAGGATGGGGTAACCGCGGCGACTGGTGATTTAATGCCATCTGGTAGAAATAATTTTATAGGGACATATAATTATTTTAATTGTTGCTTTTTTAACGGAGTGATTGATGATGTCAGAATTTACAATCGCGCTCTCTCTGCTGCTGAAATTTTAGCTTTATACAATGCGACAAAATAA
- a CDS encoding methyltransferase domain-containing protein has translation MLEYENVSDKLVRQMLVNAHNPRRAKIRTKFLREEYKFLNSRIKNEIVLAAGCGLGHEVFVLAKNNSWVIGVDIIESLVDEARSTALKKEINNVSFICSDFLKLDQLNVPFNSILLNMGTICNFDDIAYVVEKLLSYGEKLYFDFYSSKRSVIAIRKKMYEEEAWSKLRVSGAKIINECGFESKAFSKKYIKGIIDQLGFKVRFYPICNFAYMAEVWR, from the coding sequence ATGTTAGAGTATGAAAATGTGTCTGACAAACTTGTCAGGCAAATGTTAGTAAATGCTCATAACCCCAGGCGTGCAAAAATAAGAACCAAGTTTTTGCGTGAAGAATATAAGTTTTTGAATAGTAGAATCAAAAACGAAATAGTCTTAGCCGCTGGTTGTGGCTTAGGTCACGAGGTTTTTGTTTTAGCTAAAAATAATTCCTGGGTTATTGGAGTTGATATTATCGAGTCACTAGTTGATGAAGCTAGGTCGACAGCTCTTAAAAAAGAAATTAATAATGTAAGCTTTATTTGTTCAGACTTTCTTAAGTTGGATCAATTGAACGTGCCTTTTAATTCTATTCTTCTTAATATGGGAACAATTTGTAATTTTGATGATATTGCCTATGTTGTAGAAAAGCTTCTAAGTTATGGCGAAAAACTTTATTTTGACTTTTACTCTTCTAAAAGATCAGTCATTGCTATCAGAAAGAAGATGTATGAAGAAGAGGCTTGGAGTAAGTTAAGAGTTAGTGGAGCGAAGATAATCAATGAATGTGGTTTTGAGTCTAAGGCTTTTTCTAAGAAGTATATAAAAGGCATAATTGATCAACTTGGATTTAAGGTAAGATTTTATCCAATTTGCAATTTTGCATATATGGCCGAAGTCTGGCGATAG